Part of the Lolium rigidum isolate FL_2022 chromosome 6, APGP_CSIRO_Lrig_0.1, whole genome shotgun sequence genome, CTCATAGAACGTGTTGCTCtagatgctaaatttttttccttaatttttttaatttttaaaacatgttttatacataccgggtgcatatgcacccatgatcagttttggttttctgggtccttctttctttctctcttcaCGTAAGGGTAGCTTAGAGAAAGATTTGTAAGATTTGTTGAGATACTTAAGGATCTTTcatcgggagagagagagagaggatcccAACTTTTATATTTTTTCTCTAGTTCCAAGTCATTCCTCTAGGGCAATCATGTCCAAAACCAAAGAAAAGTACCTTCCTAGATCGTGCATTAATTTTTGTGCAAAAAACTCTACAACATATATCAAGCAACGGAGGGATAAAATATAATGATGTCAAGTAAATATATATGTCAAATCTAGCATCACATTTTGGACAGGACACCTGACAAGTTATTTACAAATATCCTCACAAAAAAGATTACAAGTGTGACAACAATCGACAAATATCCTCACAAAAAAGATTACAAGTGTGACAACAATCGTGCCTCCCAAAGCTGTTCTAATGGGGTCTGTTTCAGGTTCTCACTTTTATTTTTGAAACTTTCAGTTACTCACTTGAAACAAACAAAGTTTATGTTTGTCCATTCAATGACCAATACCTAATGTAACCAGATTCTAGTATGTTTACATCAGTAAAGGTGAACAAACCACCATCCAAATGTGGTTACCGATGGGCTCATCATTTCATTGCACTCGGCATAGAGAAAAATGGCTTGAAAGTCAGCGCGAGACCAATTACTGCCACCATATTCAGCAATAAGTAAAGGATATGATCACCTGCATGCATATCGCATGATAAATCAAAGTTATGCATGGGTAACTGTTGCTTATTCAGCTTAAAGCAAAGAGTTTGAGTATGGCGtgtttttattttcaaacacccaaaatttgtattttaaagtttcaaaaatccAAAACAAAATTCTGGAGATAGATaatgatgtatgctacaatggtgtaaaatctcaatggattttttttttgtattctctgctacacgaaattgacaaaatctgacatATTTTATAGTCTTGAAATGTACAcgattcactataaaatttgttaaaatttattatttttgtgtagcctagaatatgtactttatattgagattttacaccattataGTATACATCATTAGATATCTGTAGAATTTTGATTCAGATTTTTGGAACTCCGAAACACAAATTGTTAGTGTTTACAAATAAAGGGCTACAAGTAGCTTGGTCTCGGTTTAAAGTTTTCCGGGTTGGAAGAGCAATTTATTTACCTGGTAAGAACAACCCAGTTACGTTCTTTTGAGACCACGAAAACCTGCAAAAGATGCTAGTTGGTTGGAGAGCACATTTACTGAAGCAAAAACCAGAAAGATTTCCTACCCATGGTAGAAAAGAAATACTATGCTTACAAAATTCCTGCTGCTGCTGGACCAACTGCTTTAAAGATTGACATCAGAGTCACGGAGATACCATTTGCAACACCCCTGTGTTCTTGTGTCTGTACACGTTTTCATCAGAGAAGTTAGAACATAgcaaaaataaatcaaagaaaATGCTATCAGACATATGTCAGTTGTACATACCACTGCGGTGTTCTGTAGAATGTTGCACACAGTCGTAATTGTAGCCTGTTTCATTTCAGATGAAACATAAGAATATGTTCATGATAAAATTCTTTATTAAATCATTGTCCACTTAGCTTGTTTTCTCTAAGGAGCATTTAGTTTTGTTTCATATCTACCAGTGATGCTCGAATATGGTTTATCTAAACACACCCAAAACTAACGCCCATGTTGGTTTTTATTGAAATGAAGATAGTATTGCTCTTCTAGCCTCAGCAccaatatgatcaacatgtttatATGGGATCGTAACCGACATGAGAAGCGAGATGTTTCTTTTTGGTACTGTATATTTTTTTCCAAACCCACCCATGAACAACCCTAACTTGTAATTGTGTTACTTTCATGGGCACAAAAAATATAATAATATCTTAACAATCTCGTCCCAGGTGGACTTACTGCAAAGATATTTTTCAGAAGCGAAGCTATGTTGACGAGTACTTTGAGCTCCATACCATGTAGATTGGCCATGAATGGATATGTTGCAATGACAAGTATAGATAATACCTGAAAAATCAAAATTGCAATTTGGTAGTGTACAACAGATTGACCATATTAAAGAAGCATCTCAACATAAAATGTTATTCTCACATACCGCTGCAGAACGGAATGGCTTCATTaacccaacatatttggcaaggaATGGATACATCAAAAGTTGATAGACCAAAATGCCAAAACCTGTAAGATTAAACAATGACGGTCATAAGGCATTCAAGTCTAGTTCTACATGTAATAGGCAAAGGGGCCATGCTACATATATTTTGATTCCATTCGTTTTTTGCTTACTATACATGTCTCTCTTGCACAATGAACATAATATACGACTTGAAAAATCATCACATACCCGAGATAGCTAGCACAGTACCAACATCCTGAGATGTAAAGCTTAGTCCGTGGTATTTTCTGCTGCTCACAGCCCATAGTGAAAATATCTGAAGACGCAGTTTACATAATACATTAACATGTGAAGTTTCTTGAGTTTTAGTATAATTTATTGTTCTCTAATCGAAATACAAGATGGATAAAGCACATTTTTATATTAAGATACTGCTGAAATTTAAGAGATACCTGAAAAAAGATTTACCTCATAATAAGCTGTATCATAGAGAGAAAATATACAATAGATGATAATTGATGATATCAAATGCCAGTtctttagcaagctctttgtagaTGCAAATCTCTCTGACCAAGATTGTTTAGGTTTCCCATATAAGCTTGAATCAGCAACTTGTGCCTCCATTCCGTCACAAGCTTCTACGATGTTATAACGGTGCATGTGCAGAGTTTCCTTAAAAAAACATTCATTCAAGTTGGAACTTAAGGGAGAGAAAGAATCATATGGAGATGAGTGGGCAAGGGGAATACCGGAAGCCAAATGCATGCAACACATGCTCCTGCTGCTAGAACGGATATGGCGAAGCAAGGGAGGAAGTATGGAAATCTAAATGTGCATGTAACTGAAATGTTATCTTATAAGATCTGATTCAAAATCTATATCATTGACGCGTTACAAGTAACAGCTTACCTTCCAAATATGGATTCCTGAGAGAATATATTGGGGTACTTATTTGCAGGCTGATACATGATAGCGAATACACAATGTTAGTCAGCGTACAAGATTAGTTACTCAAAAGGGAGGTTATGTTCAGCCTTTCAACCGAGATTCTGGTTATCACTTTGAACGGTTGCAcgcaaactcagaaaaatctcacTCAGAGTAAAGCATTTCCGAACTTTCccttttctcctctttttttgcGAAAACACAAAAAGCATTgcatttcgatgcattgatagaaaaaaaGTTTATACACAAGTCTAAAGAAGGACCAACACCCAACGCAGTTTTTCTACCCATACATGGGCGTCCCTGTCTTATCGTAAGGTCACCACAGCTTCAAGATTCATGTCTCGAAATTTACATCTACGTCCTGTACCTTGTTCATCTTATcatccttagggcatctccaacgctgtgacccaaacggacgcgttttCGCGTCCGATTTTGGCTGTTTGGGTCGGcctccggacacgcggacagatgAGAACGTCCGTGCCTTTTTTTCTTCCCCAACGCAGTGAGACTCAAATTACTATTCATCTTCTCCCATGTACTAGTACTAGTTGGCCAAGAAACAGCCCCGGCGAGCTCCGCCACGCCCCGCCCGTGCTCcggcgacgagctccggcgacGAGCCTCGGCGGCGTCCTGGCGAGCCACGCCCGCGGCCTTCGCCCCACCCGTGGCTCGTGCGGGCGGCTCCGCCCCgcccgtggccgtggccgtgccCGCCCCCGCCCGTGCCCACGCGGCGGGCTCCGGCCCCGCGGTGCGCACCCGGGCTGCTCCGCCGTCGACTCGGCCGGCGGCGCCCCGCCCGTGGCCGTCGCGGCCCGCCCGCGCCGTGGCCGTCGCGGCCGGGACGGCGAGCCCCCGCGCGGCCGAGAGGCGCGGCGCGGCCGGGACGGCGAGCCCCCGCGCGGCCGAGAGGCGCGGCGCGGCCGGGACGGCGAGCCCCCACGCGGCCGAGATGCCCGTGGCCTCCGCCCCCGCCCGTGCGCGCACGGCCAGCCGgccccgcccgtggccgacgcggccggcgctGTCCGCGCCCGTCGCGGCGAGCCCCGTCCCCGCCCGTCCGTGCTCGCGCCcgtcgcggcgagctccgcccacGACGGAGTGGCAAGCGGCCGGCGTCCGTTCTCGCGCCCGTGCTCCGTTTCGGCCGCGGCGACCTCCGGCATGGACGAAAAAAAAGGGATCGTCTTGAGCGGGGAGCCTCcacgcgagctcgacggcggcggttgGCCGGCGAGCCCTATTCCGGTGGGAAGCGAAGCCAACATCCAtggcagaaaaagaaaagagaaggacagaggagagagaaggctgTGGGGATCTGGGTGGATTTACTAGTCTGGCTGCCATGTGGGGTTTGGGAGGACACGCGCGGATGACCACGGACTTCCGCAtgcgtccggctcgccccaaattGCTTCCAAATTTGGTCCGGCTTTGGGTCGGGCCGGACATAATAACTGTCCGTTTTTAGTATAGGTCCGCGCGTTGGGAGCAggttttacccaaacggacgAAAATAGTGTccgtttttgggtttgggtctccgcgttggagatgcccttatggaaACCAAACTGTACAGGTACACTTCGTTTTCTCATCTCCTGACATCCCTCTGTCCtcatccacctccacctccccctcaactacgccgccgccgcttctctgTTCATCAACCTCCTCCGGCAGCACTCCGCCGGAATCCTCCCGTGAGCCGCGCACGCCAAAGCCAATGATGAAGACGAGGAGCAAGGTCGGGGAGCACCCATCCATTGCTTACCCGGTGGAGGCGAGATGGCTGGATCCTGGCCGAGGGTCTAAATCCATGATTTTTTCCTCTTCCATGCTTTCTTCTGATCTGATTGTACATCTGACTACGTGATTTGATTCTACTATTTTTTCCAACCCCAACGTTTGGTGATTACATTACATTCTTGTTTTTCACGATCTGATTTGATTTCATTTGATACTTCCAAAATGGATTTGGTTCCAATCTGATTTGCTTCCAAACAAAGAGCTTTCATATTTGGCTAATGTATTTTCTCTTTGGATCCGGTTGGTTCCTTCTCCATTCCCCGGATCTAAATTACAAAATATGCCTATTTGGAACGGTTGATTCTATGACTTTCTGGAAGAGGGAAAGAATCCATGGATGAAACATACAGAAGAGGAAAAACAATCCATGGAAGGAGAGTCTAAATCCAATCCATGTAAAAATTGTGCATAACGTGGTATCTACAAGATGCAAACTTTTTGGATTAAAACTACTCCTATATGTCCTTGAAGTGTACAATTTGGGACTACAGAAACGCCCTATGTGGAACGAAGAGGGACTTGCTGACAAGAAATAGAAACAGTCCGGGGTGGTTGTTCTAAAATAATTGCACGAATCTCAAAGCAAAACAGAGTGAATTGATGGCTGTGATAAGCCTGGGACGCCCACCTATATGTAGACTTGTATTTTCGGACCAACACCTCGCCATACAACTCGACCCAGGGAAACTAGTCTAGGGGAGCAGCAGGCGAATGCCCCGGGCCCCTGCGTGCACCCACAGCCTAGCCTCGGCCTTGATCGTGTCCAGCAGGGAAGCCATCGAGGGCTGCACGTTGTCGAAGACGGCCGCGTCGCGGTGCTTCCAGATCCACCATGTCGTGAGCATGATCACCGACGAGGTTTCCCTACGAAGCATGGTAGGGGTGGATTGTAGCGTAGTCGCCCACCAGCTCACGAGCCATGATATAAAAGTTCTTTGATATTGGTCCAGCATTTCCTTTTTACAGCAACTAGATGATCTACAATTTTCAAGCTCTTAATCATGGTTTATACATATGGAAGCATGGTAGGGGTGGATTGTAGCGTAGTCGCCCACCAGCCCACGAGCCATGATATAAAAGTTCTTTGATATTGGTCCAGCATTTCCTTTTTACAGCAACTAGATGATCTACAATTTTCAAGCTCTTAATCATGGTTTATACATATGACTGCTGAATGAGTTGTTACACTAATAATAATTTACTGGACTAATATATGcagcatcttctccatgctcCCAGATGTAACTTACCATTACTTAGAGAATAGTAAAACGGAGTGCTAATTATCCAAGGGCATATATGTATTTCTACAACTCTACTGAAAGTTGACTGGTCCTGACCTGTGAAAGAAACCCTCCAATGGCTGTCCAGTATTTCCTTTTTACAGCAACTAGATGATCTACAATTTTAGAGCTCTAAATCATGGCTTATGCATATAACTTCTTAATGAGCTATTACACTAATAATTTATTGGACTAACATATGcagcatcttctccatgctctCAGATGTACCATTACTTAGAGAATAGTAAAACGGAGTGCTAATTATCCAAGGGCATATATGTATTTCTACAACTCTACTGAAAGTGGACTGGTCCTGACCTGTGAAAGAAACCCTCCAATGGCTGGTCCAATAACAAAAGCTATTGCTCGCGAAGATGTAACCTACAGTAGATTATCAAAAACAAGTATATATCCACTAGTTTATGTAATATAAACATGATAATATCCGTCCTTTCTTAAAAGAATGAACCGACAGCCAGAAGCACAAAATGAAAAGACAAACTATTCTTACAAGAGAAATTCCTAGAGCTTGGTGCTCTTTCCTGCAGACTTCTGAAGCATAGGCCTGGAGAATGCAGACACAACCATGAGATTTTAAAAACTAAGTAGcattttcttaattaatggaaatCAACGAGACAATGAATAAATAACCTTGATTGGTCCTAATATACCACAAAGTAACCCAAGTAGACCCCTAGTTACAATTGCCATCCAATAAGTCGTGCTAAGGCCAAAGAGGGTGTTAAATATGATCCTGATAGAAAATAATTAGAGTGGGATTAAATTAAAATAAATGGTGTACGAAATATGCTTTTCAGAGGTAACTGAATCTGCCGTACACTGAGAGGATACTGATTACAATGCAGGGCTTCCTCCCATATTTGTCAGCAAACATGCCCCATGGCACAGCACTGATGGTTCTTGCAAGGAAATAAGTAGCCCCTTATTATGACATAGAGTATACAGTCAGTAACTACTAGTCGAAAATAACCATTCTCACTTGATGCTATGAAAGTCTACTACTCTGGCCAATGTACTGTAGACTTGCTTCTGTATTGTTTTAGTAATTGTCAAATGATGAGAAGGGACAATGCTCACCGACAAAACCAGCATAGAACCCAatgtcttgttcttgctttgcgaCTTTCAAGTCTCTGATCTGTTAGGTTATAACAGAAGTGACGATATAGTTAATTTCCATATACTGTGTAAGGACTCATTAAACACTAATTCGATTAATATAATCAGGATAAATATTGGATTTATTACAACATCTCTGCGTACCATGAAGTATAGATAGGGAAACAATGACTGGATAGGTAGCGCTGGAAAGACAACAAACCAAGGTATTAGTTAGCAAGCGTTGTACTAAAAAGTACATCATACATACATATGTCCATTTTCTGTACATCGTAAGGTGACAAAAATATCTAACTTTTGTATATAAATTGCATGAGTTTCTAGAATAACCATGAAATAAATGCACACGAGAACATGTTTGGGACAATTTCCTTGAACTAACAAATCTTAATATCATTTTTGATGTCAACATCCCGTGGCAACTGGAAGGCGTCTGTAGTCCAATCCATTGGAACGGCAATTGTT contains:
- the LOC124663722 gene encoding probable peptide/nitrate transporter At3g43790, which gives rise to MKLCKEGCPGCRLDEINNAKTGIPYLNFFYIWVVCLCSTLPIQSLFPYLYFMIRDLKVAKQEQDIGFYAGFVGATYFLARTISAVPWGMFADKYGRKPCIVISILSVIIFNTLFGLSTTYWMAIVTRGLLGLLCGILGPIKAYASEVCRKEHQALGISLVTSSRAIAFVIGPAIGGFLSQPANKYPNIFSQESIFGRFPYFLPCFAISVLAAGACVACIWLPETLHMHRYNIVEACDGMEAQVADSSLYGKPKQSWSERFASTKSLLKNWHLISSIIIYCIFSLYDTAYYEIFSLWAVSSRKYHGLSFTSQDVGTVLAISGFGILVYQLLMYPFLAKYVGLMKPFRSAAVLSILVIATYPFMANLHGMELKVLVNIASLLKNIFAATITTVCNILQNTAVTQEHRGVANGISVTLMSIFKAVGPAAAGILFSWSQKNVTGLFLPGDHILYLLLNMVAVIGLALTFKPFFSMPSAMK